CCGGTCGCGCCGAGTTCGCGGGCGCGCGTGGAATCAAGGAGCAGCGGTTCGAGGGCATCAGCCAGGGCGCAGGGATCGCCGGGTTCGCACAAAACACCGCCACCAGTGGCTTCGATGAGTTCGGGAAATGCGGCGTGGCGCGGTTGCACGATGGGCACGCCGCTCGCCAGCGCTTCGATGACGTAAAGGCCGAAGGCTTCACCATAAAGCGCGGGCACGGAAAAAACCGATAGTGAACGGAAGAACGCGAGCTTCTCTTCGCGACTGACGTTGGGGGAAAATTCGACGTCGTCCAAAAAAACTTTTGCGCGGAGACGATCGCGCAGGGAATTGACGAAGGGTTGATCCGCCGGGCCGCAACCGCCGCCGATTTTCAATTTGAGATTGGGGATGCGATGGCGCTCTTTCAAAATGATGAAGGCTTCGACGAGTGTATCCAAACCTTTCTCGCGGCACATGCGCGCGAAAAAACCGAGCGTGGGATTCGCGGGCGCGGGCGCGGCTTCGTAGCCGCTGAGATTGATGCCATCGTGAATGACGCGCACGCGGCTCGCGGGCAGGCGGAGGCGCTCGCTCATGCGGTCGCCGAAATAACGCGAGGGCGGGATGAACAGGTCAATGTCTTTGCAACGCCCGGCGAGGGTTTGCCAGGTGAGCGCGCGATGAGAATCGGGAAGCGCGTCGAGAAAATAATCTTCGCCCTGCAACACACACGCGATGGGCGCGCCGAGTTCGGATTTGAGGCGGCGAGCCATGCCGGCTAGCAGGGCGTTGGAGAGGCAAATGATGTCGGGCCGGGGTTGCGTTTTGAGAAAGGCGATGAGTTGTTCGAGCTCGCGCGCTTGATGGCCTTGCTCGCCGCGAATCATGGAGAGTGTGAGGTCGCCGAGATCGGTAGCGCGGGTTTTGGCGGCGCGACCAGCGGCAAATTTCAGCAATGCGGGCGAATTAAAAAGGTTGTGAAGCCACGCGGGCGCGTTGCGAAAGAGCGCGGATTTTTGTTCGAGATAAACGGTGATGCCGTTGAAAAAAATGGGCAGGCCGCGCGTTTCATCGGCTTCATCGAGCGTGAGCGGGAGATAGAGGGGAATCATCGTCACGTCGTGGCCGCGGCGGCGGAGCGAGTGGACGAGGGCGTTATCGCGGAAACAATTTCCGCAATACATGGCCCCGGCGCCGGGAGTGATCTGGACGATGTTCATTATGCGCGCGTCCGGCGGTCATAGACCGCCGCTACAGTTTATGAAGTCATCGGCCTGTGCCCGTCAATTAAGCTTTCGCCAGTTCTTCGGAATGCGTCAGCGGCTGGCCAACGGGGAGATCGTCGGGGAGCGGGACGAATTCGGAAACCCATTTCCACAGTTGGCTGAAATCCTTGTTCACGTCGCCGGAGAGGCAATCGGTGATTTCGCCGGCGGCGTCGGGATATTTTTTGATGACTCTGCCGAAGGAAAAATCGGGATTATAAAATGCGTAAACCAATTTGCGCATGTTTTCGACACCCTGACGTAAAGTCGCCGCGTAATTGGAAAAGATTTCCGGCGAAAAATCCTGCGTGACGAATGCCTGATGAACGGCATCCGCCGCCATGACACCGCTCTTGAGCGCGAGCATGACGCCGGACGAAAACACGGGATCGAGAAACGCAAAAGCGTCGCCGACGAGGAGCAAGCCTTCCGTGGCGCAATGTTTGGCGTGGTACGAATATTCGCTGGTGAGATAATAATTTCCGGTGGATAGGCCGTGCGAGAGATGTTCCTTGATCCAAAGATTTTCCTCGATCTCGCGTTTGAAAATTTCCTCGGGCGCTTTCACGCCGCCGCGCGTCAGATATTTTCCTTCCGCCACGACGCCGACGCTGATCATGTCGTTGTGCTGCGGAATATACCAGAACCAGCCTTTTTCAGGAACGTAGGCCACAGTCGTCGCGCCTTCGTCAACGCCGGCATCGCGTTTCGCGCCTTTATAGTAAGTCCACACCGCGATCTTGTTGAGGTAAGGATCGGGGACGCGCCAACCGTTGCGCACGGTGGAAAAAGCTTCTTTGCCCGAACAATCGAGCGTGATGGTAGCATGATAATCCTTCGTCTCGCCGTCTTTGCTGACGGTGCGAACGCCAATGACGCGCTCGCCATCGCGCAGCAATTCCTTCACGGTGATTTCCTCTTTGACCTCAGTGCCCTTGGCGCGCGTATTGTCGAGCAGCATCTGGTCGAACTCGGAGCGTAGCACCTGCCAGGTTTGCGCGATGCTTTCGCGGTCGTAACGGTTGAAAAAATAAAATGGCAAACTCGCGCGACCCGAGGGTGAGACGAATTGGACGCTGTATTTTTTAACGAACGCAGATTTTTTCATGCGGCCGATGAGGCCAAGGCGTTCCAGCGGCTGGTAAGTGAAAGGCAGCAGCGATTCGCCGATGTGATAGCGCGGAAATTTTTCGCGTTCCAGCAGGAGCACGCGATGGCCTTGTTCAGAAAGCAACGCGGAAGCGGAAGAACCGGCGGGACCACCGCCGATCACGATGACGTCGTAGCTATTTTTAGGTTTCATTTATTTTTCAAGATGAGTGGGGAGAATTTCGACGATTTCCGCGAGTGATTGTTGCTCAGGATTATAAAGCGTGTTGCGGCGGCCAAAGAGCACCTGAGCGCCAGTGAGTTCGAGAACCTGGTTGATCAATTTGTCCGAGGCGAGACGCAGGTAGGCGCGCGGGCGGCTGGTGTGGGGAATTTTATATTTGTGCAGGATGTGGCCGAGCGGCAGGCGCTCGGTGAGAATTTGTTCGCGAGCCTCGGGCGTGAAGCGGTCGAGATTGATTTTGATGGCGCCAAATTCAACGGGCTGATTCTTGCGGTCGAGGCGGAGGACGACTTCACGGAAATAGGCGTCGTCCTTGCGGCGGCGGCCGAGCACTTGGAGATGAATGGCCGAGCGATGAAATTTTTCGAGCGTCGGCGTCATATCGTGCTGATGAACCAGCAGGGAGCGATACGGCTCGGGCATGGCGTGGCCGTCAATCTCGGTGAGCGGCGGAAGCGTCTGCCCGGCGGCGGCATAAAATTCATCGAGCGGATGGACGACAGAACCGGAGCGCGGCTCCGGCACGACGGTGAAAATTTTTTCAGGCATAGCGGACATTTTTGTGCTGGGGCAGGAAAAATTCGTGGAGCAAGCGGTCCACCTGGAGCAGGCCTTCGCGATTCAGGCGGATGGCATCGCCGTCAATGGTGAGGAAGCCCCAGTCTTTCAAAGTTTGGAGCGGCACGGCGAAGCGTTCGGCGGGATCGGGTCCGAATTTCTTTTTGAAATAATCGCGGCTAAGGTGGCCGAGCTTGAGTTGGAGGACAAATTCACGGATGAGACGCTCATCATCGTTCGGCGTGAGCGCGCGGTGAATGGGCAATTCGCCGGCCTGAACGCGCGCGACGTAGGGATCGAAGTCGTGATGGTTCTGATAATGCGTGCCGTTGATGTGGCCGAACGACGCGACGCCGAGCGAGAGCAGATCCGCGCCCGCCCACAGACGATCGCGATAAATAAATTTGGTGCGCTGGGGATTTTTGACGGCGGTGTAGGCGCTGGTGATCGTGTAGCCGACTTTTTCGAGTTCGTTGAAGGCGTAGTTGACCCAACCGCGCTTCGTTTCCCAATCCGCCACGGGCGCGACGAGTTTGCCCTCGGCTTTCATCTGTTTATAGATGGTGGTGTTGTAAGG
This sequence is a window from Verrucomicrobiia bacterium. Protein-coding genes within it:
- a CDS encoding glycosyltransferase, coding for MNIVQITPGAGAMYCGNCFRDNALVHSLRRRGHDVTMIPLYLPLTLDEADETRGLPIFFNGITVYLEQKSALFRNAPAWLHNLFNSPALLKFAAGRAAKTRATDLGDLTLSMIRGEQGHQARELEQLIAFLKTQPRPDIICLSNALLAGMARRLKSELGAPIACVLQGEDYFLDALPDSHRALTWQTLAGRCKDIDLFIPPSRYFGDRMSERLRLPASRVRVIHDGINLSGYEAAPAPANPTLGFFARMCREKGLDTLVEAFIILKERHRIPNLKLKIGGGCGPADQPFVNSLRDRLRAKVFLDDVEFSPNVSREEKLAFFRSLSVFSVPALYGEAFGLYVIEALASGVPIVQPRHAAFPELIEATGGGVLCEPGDPCALADALEPLLLDSTRARELGATGRKAVLEKFNSEFMAAEVLRAYEEVTTTRGALTY
- a CDS encoding NAD(P)/FAD-dependent oxidoreductase, which gives rise to MKPKNSYDVIVIGGGPAGSSASALLSEQGHRVLLLEREKFPRYHIGESLLPFTYQPLERLGLIGRMKKSAFVKKYSVQFVSPSGRASLPFYFFNRYDRESIAQTWQVLRSEFDQMLLDNTRAKGTEVKEEITVKELLRDGERVIGVRTVSKDGETKDYHATITLDCSGKEAFSTVRNGWRVPDPYLNKIAVWTYYKGAKRDAGVDEGATTVAYVPEKGWFWYIPQHNDMISVGVVAEGKYLTRGGVKAPEEIFKREIEENLWIKEHLSHGLSTGNYYLTSEYSYHAKHCATEGLLLVGDAFAFLDPVFSSGVMLALKSGVMAADAVHQAFVTQDFSPEIFSNYAATLRQGVENMRKLVYAFYNPDFSFGRVIKKYPDAAGEITDCLSGDVNKDFSQLWKWVSEFVPLPDDLPVGQPLTHSEELAKA